In Terriglobia bacterium, the sequence CGACCCTGCTCCTGACTTCGTGGGCAAGGCGGCCTTCGAGACCGGCATAGCCCACATTGAGCTCGGCGGCATCGGCCGCTTCTTCCGCGACCGCGTGATCACCAACGTCGCTCTCAAGAATGGCGGCAATAACAACATCACCGCGGCTGGCGGCGGCACTTTCAACGTTATCGTGCACGCCGTTCCCAAGAAGGTGGACATCCTGCTCAACACTCTGGCGGGCAAAGGAATCGGGCGCTATGGTGTCGGCGGAGGCCCGGATGTGGCAATCAAGCCCGACGGAACTATGCAATCGATTATGGGCGGGATCGCCATGTTCGGAATCGAAGGTCATCCCACCGGGCTCACCGATGTCTACCTGTATGCTGGGGCTGAGTACTACGACCGGACAGTCTTCGGAACTACCGGAAGTGTCGGCTACGGCACTCGCACCGGTAGCCAGGTCGGGTGCTTCACCGAGGGTGGCACGCCCTGCAACGCCGACAACCGGGCTATCTTTGAGATAACCCCCGTGATATGGCACAGCTTTTACAAGGGGCCCGCTGGCACTTTCCGCGTGGGCGCTGAGTACGAGTGGGTTCGCCGCAGCGCATGGCGCAGCACCACCGCGCTCAGCCCTAACGGCGTTCCCTACGGCACCGAGCACGTCGCGTTCGCCGCCGTGCGCTGGTTCTTCCCGTAAACTCAAAACCTAACCTCCATCAACCGCAGGCGCCGGACTACCCGGCGCCTGTCGCCGTTCTTAGGGACGAAAGCGTACAATCTCCGGACAGTTGGTCAGGGTGTTCACCTGTCGAAATTTTCAGTGTGGAGGAGTGCCTAATGCGCGCCAAGACGTCTGCTGTGCTTCTGACTGTCACCTTCCTGAGCCTCGCCGTGCTGATCGGCTGCCAGAACAAAGGCGGCGGCAACACCGTTAAAATCGGAGTCATCACCTCGCTCACCGGCAGCCAGGCCGCATTCGGCCAGGCGCACAAGAATGGCTACGCCATCGCGTTGGAAGAGTTGAACGCCAAGGGCGGAATCAACGGAAAGAAGATCGAGTTGGACTTCTACGACGACCAGAGCAAGCCCGACCAGGCGGTGCAGGGCGTCAACAAGCTGGTCGACCAGGATCACGTGCCCATTATCCTGGGATCGTATTCCTCCGAGAGCACGCGCGCCATCGTGCCGGTGGTGACCGCCAAGCAGGTGCCGCTGATCATTCCCACCGCGGTGGCGGACAACATCATGCAGACCGGGTCGCAGTGGATCTTCCGGCTGTGCGCCGGCTCCGGCGATTATGCCAAGGCGACGCTGGATTTCCTGAAGAACAACGGCAATCCCAAGACGATCGCCATCGTCTACGAGAACACCAACTTCGGCCAGGCGAATTTCAATTCCATGGACAAGGCCGCCCCGGCGGACGGCATGAAGGTCGTGGATACCGAGGCTTACCAGACCAGCTCCCCCGACTACAAGTCGCTGCTGCAACGGGTGAAGTCCAAGAATCCGGAGGTGGTGTATTTCGCCTCTTACCTGCTCGACGCAACCACGCTGATGCGGCAATCCGAGCAGGGAACCTTCAACCCGAAATACTACACCTCCGCCGGCACCGGTTTTGCGGTGGCCGATTTCCCGACGGACAAGGGCGCCGGCAAGTATGCCAACTACACCTTCTCGGTGGCGCAGTGGCTGCCCTCCGCCAAATGGGCGGGCTCGAAGGAATTCGACGACAAGTTTTTTCAGTTGACGAAAACCCATCCCTCATTCCACGCGCTGGAGGCCTACATCGCGCTGATGGTCGCGACCGAGGCAATGAAAAAGAACATGACATCGCCGACCGCGATCCGCGACGAGGTCCGCAAGACCGATATGCCTATCACGCCGTTCGGCTCCATTAAGTTCGACGCCACCGGACAGAACGCCCACCCGACCTTGGTGACTCAAGTCCAAGACCAGCACTATATGGTGGTTTGGCCTCCGGATGCGGCCGAAGCCAAGCCGATCTATCCGACCCCGACATGGAGCCAGCGCAAGAAGTCGGGCGAGCTGTGAGTCGCGACTTTCCTACGGCGGGGTAAGCGGTGGACTGGTTCTTTCCTTTCGTCCAGGCCGTCCTGAACGGCATTTTGACGGGGTCGCTGTATGCGCTGATCGCCATGGGCATGGCGCTGATCTTCGGCGTCATGCGCATCGTGAACTTCGCTCACGGCGCATTCCTCATGCTCGGCATGTACGCCACCTGGGTGATCTTCGAGTACGCCCACGTCAACCCGTATTTCGGTTTCCTGGCCGCCGGGCTGCTCTTGTTCGCCATCGGCGCCGCGGTCTATGCCGGGCTGGTGCGGCACATTCCGGTGCAGGCCGAGTTCATGATCATCCTGCTAACTCTGGGCGTGTCGCTGATTTCGGTCGACTCCATCCTGCTCATCTTCGGCGCCGATTATCATCAGCTCAACTTCCCGCTTCTCGGCAAGAACTTCCACCTGGGATCGCAGATTTCGCTCAATGCTCCCTGGCTGATCTCGTTCGGCATCGCGCTGCTGGCGGCCGCCGGGCTGTACCTCTTCGTCATGCGTACCATGTTCGGGCGGGCGGCGCGCGCCATCGCCCAAAACCCCTATTCGGCGCCGCTGATGGGTATCAACATCCACCGCGTGCAGGCGGTCACGTTCGGCTTGGGTGCAGCGGCGGCCGGGATTGCCGGTGGACTGCTGTTGCCGGTCTTTTATCTTTATCCCGACGTCGGACACCTGTTTAACCTGAAGTCGTTCCTCATGGTGGTGATGGGTGGCATGGGCTCGATTGAGGGCGCGGCCGCCGCCGGACTGGTGCTTGGCGTCGTCGAGAGCCTCACCAGCCTCTACTGGGGCAACGAGTGGGCTCTGGTGGTGGACTTCGTCATCTTCATTTTGGTGCTGTCGTTCAAACCCAGCGGAATTTTCGGGAGCCAGCGCGCATGAAGCGTCCCCAGGTGATCATCGGCGCATTCATTTTTGCGGTCGCGCTGGTGATTCCTATCTTCCTTCACAACGATTATTTCTTGCAGGTCATCTTCCGGCTGTTCCTGTTTGCCACCCTGGGGCTTGCTTGGAATCTCGTCGGCGGATACACCGGGCAGTTGTCACTGGGGCACGCCGCGTTCTTCGGCATTGGCGCATACGGACTGGCGCTGCTGAGCAAGGGCATGTCGCCGTGGCTGGCTATCGGTGGGGGCGTGGTCCTCTCCCTGGTCGCCGCCGTGATTATCGGTAGTGTCTCGTTCCGCTTGCGCGGGCCGTACTTCTGCCTGGCAACCATCGCGTTCGCCGAGGTGGTGCGGCTGATTGCCAAGAACCTCCCTAACGTCACCGGCGGCGACGTGGGCACGCCGGTGCCGTTGCTGTTTCCTCAGAACTCGATGCGCTCGTTTTATTACGCGTGCGTGATCCTGACCATCATGTCGTTCGCGCTCACCTACTGGATGGAGCGCTCGCGCTTCGGCTACTACCTGATGGCCATCCGCGAAGACGAGGACACGGCGCTGTCGGTCGGCGTCAACACCGCGCGCGTCAAACTTTGGGCGCTGCTGCTGAGCGCCGCCTTGTCGGCGCTGGCCGGAGCGCTGTACGCGAGTTTGTTCCTTTACATCGTGCCCGACCAGATGCTGGGCATTGAGGTGTCGGTCGAAATCTCGATTCTTCCCATGCTGGGCGGCGCCGGCACTTTGCTCGGGCCGGTCGTGGGCTCGCTCGTGCTGGAGA encodes:
- a CDS encoding branched-chain amino acid ABC transporter permease, with protein sequence MKRPQVIIGAFIFAVALVIPIFLHNDYFLQVIFRLFLFATLGLAWNLVGGYTGQLSLGHAAFFGIGAYGLALLSKGMSPWLAIGGGVVLSLVAAVIIGSVSFRLRGPYFCLATIAFAEVVRLIAKNLPNVTGGDVGTPVPLLFPQNSMRSFYYACVILTIMSFALTYWMERSRFGYYLMAIREDEDTALSVGVNTARVKLWALLLSAALSALAGALYASLFLYIVPDQMLGIEVSVEISILPMLGGAGTLLGPVVGSLVLETASEVFKNIFKEAHLLIYGILVVLVVLFLPEGIVGTLNRRLRWFKAAPRTPFASVPPPGPAEESKRVPLPQAE
- a CDS encoding branched-chain amino acid ABC transporter permease — its product is MDWFFPFVQAVLNGILTGSLYALIAMGMALIFGVMRIVNFAHGAFLMLGMYATWVIFEYAHVNPYFGFLAAGLLLFAIGAAVYAGLVRHIPVQAEFMIILLTLGVSLISVDSILLIFGADYHQLNFPLLGKNFHLGSQISLNAPWLISFGIALLAAAGLYLFVMRTMFGRAARAIAQNPYSAPLMGINIHRVQAVTFGLGAAAAGIAGGLLLPVFYLYPDVGHLFNLKSFLMVVMGGMGSIEGAAAAGLVLGVVESLTSLYWGNEWALVVDFVIFILVLSFKPSGIFGSQRA
- a CDS encoding ABC transporter substrate-binding protein, encoding MRAKTSAVLLTVTFLSLAVLIGCQNKGGGNTVKIGVITSLTGSQAAFGQAHKNGYAIALEELNAKGGINGKKIELDFYDDQSKPDQAVQGVNKLVDQDHVPIILGSYSSESTRAIVPVVTAKQVPLIIPTAVADNIMQTGSQWIFRLCAGSGDYAKATLDFLKNNGNPKTIAIVYENTNFGQANFNSMDKAAPADGMKVVDTEAYQTSSPDYKSLLQRVKSKNPEVVYFASYLLDATTLMRQSEQGTFNPKYYTSAGTGFAVADFPTDKGAGKYANYTFSVAQWLPSAKWAGSKEFDDKFFQLTKTHPSFHALEAYIALMVATEAMKKNMTSPTAIRDEVRKTDMPITPFGSIKFDATGQNAHPTLVTQVQDQHYMVVWPPDAAEAKPIYPTPTWSQRKKSGEL